One Nerophis ophidion isolate RoL-2023_Sa linkage group LG06, RoL_Noph_v1.0, whole genome shotgun sequence genomic region harbors:
- the LOC133554997 gene encoding EMILIN-3 isoform X2, with product MQDGVSTYVKAEYTTKCIWGQKCPVVMYRTFYKPTYKVGFKTVTELEWRCCPGFSGENCYDGPDMGAALPHRPEIKGVPHGPRIPIDHRPGGAQLEPGKPYPSLPDHRPVPSGQLPVGKPYNGNKFGISGVTGERLDRMEDDLRRLTQGLDTLNGMVAGLEERLRTSLREDTNKILVSLLPYTPRGPDSAVGHGLIPDGHPAVLEGEESFNRFGDLAGRVTEVKDELQAKTHILEEIQGMVLGHDGQLKRLLEGTRGRPIPSPGSALLDDLLDARLAGIQAEILDGFERRLTRLENHCEEKIGAVQRQCHRENIDGQEQMQQSLDGRETGLRAELGSLQAQIQGLTLTESCCGQVNSLSQRVHLLEESVKGLTESQRQLQSSLNEQHIYVETLIETRLVDIEGRLNSTEGGTDGFHGGLDGFRSMLDDKLKTLEDRVFVAVEELSNATVPALLEGQVVPALETDIESVRRRFDENLDGIEKRLIDLELLCTSSCSSSTPPAGGVRGSVVGEECEEMEKKMTNRLDSHSKQLELLNNTLQNLLFRIAQEAAGDSVYGEITLLKVNINSVNRTLKGLKDSISFIASEVGHANSTWEQREHQLVNQVQGITKIVGHQASLLGSGERHLAQLKGELLALKRQLSGELQGCRSTAREVQREVMNVDSRVSHVEGQCSNLGQLAEQLERIRAELERHSDTYLAQVNGTLADHSEQLAELKGEIKDCEPKQAANRKGDQ from the exons ATGCAGGATGGAGTTTCAACATATGTGAAGGCGGAATACACAACTAAATGCATCTGGGGACAGaaatgtcctgttgtcat GTACAGAACGTTCTACAAACCAACATACAAAGTGGGTTTTAAAACAGTGACTGAGCTGGAATGGAGATGTTGCCCCGGCTTCTCTGGGGAGAACTGCTACGATGGGCCTGACATGGGAGCTGCTTTGCCACATCGCCCTGAGATAAAGGGTGTCCCCCACGGCCCAAGAATCCCAATTGACCACCGGCCTGGAGGAGCGCAGCTGGAGCCAGGAAAACCTTACCCCAGCCTGCCTGATCACAGACCAGTACCCAGTGGACAGCTGCCTGTGGGGAAACCATACAATG GGAACAAATTTGGGATTTCCGGTGTGACTGGTGAACGTTTGGATCGTATGGAGGACGACCTACGGCGCCTCACTCAGGGTCTTGATACTCTCAATGGGATGGTGGCGGGTCTGGAGGAACGACTGCGTACATCTCTTCGGGAAGACACCAACAAGATCCTGGTGTCCCTTCTTCCTTACACTCCACGAGGTCCTGACTCAGCGGTGGGACACGGGTTGATCCCCGATGGCCATCCTGCTGTACTGGAAGGGGAAGAAAGCTTCAATAGATTTGGGGACCTAGCAGGGAGGGTGACAGAAGTGAAGGATGAGCTACAGGCCAAGACACATATATTAGAGGAGATTCAG GGAATGGTTCTAGGCCATGATGGGCAGCTAAAAAGACTACTGGAAGGAACAAGAGGAAGGCCCATTCCCAGCCCTGGCTCAGCGCTTCTGGATGACCTCCTTGATGCCAGGCTGGCCGGCATTCAGGCAGAGATCTTGGATGGATTTGAGCGCCGGCTCACTCGTCTGGAGAACCACTGTGAAGAAAAGATTGGGGCAGTGCAGAGACAATGCCACAGGGAGAACATAGATGGCCAAGAACAGATGCAACAGTCCCTTGATGGAAGAGAGACTGGATTGAGAGCTGAATTGGGCTCTTTGCAGGCTCAGATACAAGGCCTAACACTCACAGAGAGCTGCTGTGGACAG GTAAACAGCCTCTCTCAGCGTGTTCATCTCCTGGAGGAGTCGGTGAAAGGTCTGACAGAATCACAGAGACAGCTGCAGTCATCCCTCAATGAGCAGCATATCTACGTGGAGACACTGATTGAGACCCGCTTGGTGGACATAGAGGGTCGTCTCAATTCTACCGAAGGAGGAACAGATGGATTCCAtggtggtcttgatggcttcaggAGCATGCTGGATGACAAGTTGAAAACCCTAGAGGATAGGGTTTTTGTGGCTGTTGAAGAGCTGAGCAACGCCACTGTACCGGCACTCTTAGAGGGCCAGGTGGTCCCGGCCCTTGAGACTGACATCGAGTCTGTGAGGAGGAGGTTTGATGAAAATCTGGATGGTATTGAAAAACGCCTCATAGACCTGGAGCTTCTCTGCACCTCCTCCTGCTCTTCTTCTACTCCCCCAGCAGGCGGTGTCAGAGGGAGCGTGGTGGGGGAGGAGTGTGAGGAGATGGAGAAAAAGATGACTAATCGCTTGGACTCTCATTCCAAGCAATTGGAGCTTCTCAACAACACACTGCAGAACCTGCTCTTCCGCATCGCCCAGGAGGCGGCTGGTGACTCGGTCTATGGCGAGATAACCCTGCTGAAAGTCAACATCAACTCCGTCAACCGCACCCTTAAAGGCCTCAAGGATTCTATTAGTTTTATTGCAAGTGAGGTTGGCCATGCCAATTCCACTTGGGAACAGCGGGAACACCAGCTGGTCAATCAGGTACAAGGAATCACCAAAATAGTGGGCCACCAAGCCTCTCTGCTGGGGTCTGGGGAACGGCATCTAGCCCAGCTAAAGGGGGAACTTTTGGCCTTAAAGAGACAGCTCAGTGGGGAGCTTCAGGGCTGCCGGAGCACAGCTAGAGAAGTTCAGAGGGAGGTTATGAACGTGGATAGCAGGGTGAGCCACGTTGAGGGTCAGTGTAGCAATTTGGGGCAGCTGGCGGAGCAACTGGAGAGGATCAGGGCAGAGCTTGAGAGACACTCAGACACTTACCTGGCTCAGGTGAACGGCACCCTGGCCGACCATTCAGAGCAGCTTGCTGAACTGAAAGGCGAAATCAAAGACTGCGAGCCAAAGCAGGCGGCAAACCGGAAAGGAGACCAGTAG
- the LOC133554997 gene encoding EMILIN-3 isoform X1 translates to MTAQLHRALAPFFFLGVLLSAVESKGTFYGGHVNPFYGHRYNMYKAGINPQYAPNKPMTRHKNHCAYVVQRNITCTMQDGVSTYVKAEYTTKCIWGQKCPVVMYRTFYKPTYKVGFKTVTELEWRCCPGFSGENCYDGPDMGAALPHRPEIKGVPHGPRIPIDHRPGGAQLEPGKPYPSLPDHRPVPSGQLPVGKPYNGNKFGISGVTGERLDRMEDDLRRLTQGLDTLNGMVAGLEERLRTSLREDTNKILVSLLPYTPRGPDSAVGHGLIPDGHPAVLEGEESFNRFGDLAGRVTEVKDELQAKTHILEEIQGMVLGHDGQLKRLLEGTRGRPIPSPGSALLDDLLDARLAGIQAEILDGFERRLTRLENHCEEKIGAVQRQCHRENIDGQEQMQQSLDGRETGLRAELGSLQAQIQGLTLTESCCGQVNSLSQRVHLLEESVKGLTESQRQLQSSLNEQHIYVETLIETRLVDIEGRLNSTEGGTDGFHGGLDGFRSMLDDKLKTLEDRVFVAVEELSNATVPALLEGQVVPALETDIESVRRRFDENLDGIEKRLIDLELLCTSSCSSSTPPAGGVRGSVVGEECEEMEKKMTNRLDSHSKQLELLNNTLQNLLFRIAQEAAGDSVYGEITLLKVNINSVNRTLKGLKDSISFIASEVGHANSTWEQREHQLVNQVQGITKIVGHQASLLGSGERHLAQLKGELLALKRQLSGELQGCRSTAREVQREVMNVDSRVSHVEGQCSNLGQLAEQLERIRAELERHSDTYLAQVNGTLADHSEQLAELKGEIKDCEPKQAANRKGDQ, encoded by the exons AAACCACTGTGCTTATGTGGTCCAGAGAAATATCACATGCACCATGCAGGATGGAGTTTCAACATATGTGAAGGCGGAATACACAACTAAATGCATCTGGGGACAGaaatgtcctgttgtcat GTACAGAACGTTCTACAAACCAACATACAAAGTGGGTTTTAAAACAGTGACTGAGCTGGAATGGAGATGTTGCCCCGGCTTCTCTGGGGAGAACTGCTACGATGGGCCTGACATGGGAGCTGCTTTGCCACATCGCCCTGAGATAAAGGGTGTCCCCCACGGCCCAAGAATCCCAATTGACCACCGGCCTGGAGGAGCGCAGCTGGAGCCAGGAAAACCTTACCCCAGCCTGCCTGATCACAGACCAGTACCCAGTGGACAGCTGCCTGTGGGGAAACCATACAATG GGAACAAATTTGGGATTTCCGGTGTGACTGGTGAACGTTTGGATCGTATGGAGGACGACCTACGGCGCCTCACTCAGGGTCTTGATACTCTCAATGGGATGGTGGCGGGTCTGGAGGAACGACTGCGTACATCTCTTCGGGAAGACACCAACAAGATCCTGGTGTCCCTTCTTCCTTACACTCCACGAGGTCCTGACTCAGCGGTGGGACACGGGTTGATCCCCGATGGCCATCCTGCTGTACTGGAAGGGGAAGAAAGCTTCAATAGATTTGGGGACCTAGCAGGGAGGGTGACAGAAGTGAAGGATGAGCTACAGGCCAAGACACATATATTAGAGGAGATTCAG GGAATGGTTCTAGGCCATGATGGGCAGCTAAAAAGACTACTGGAAGGAACAAGAGGAAGGCCCATTCCCAGCCCTGGCTCAGCGCTTCTGGATGACCTCCTTGATGCCAGGCTGGCCGGCATTCAGGCAGAGATCTTGGATGGATTTGAGCGCCGGCTCACTCGTCTGGAGAACCACTGTGAAGAAAAGATTGGGGCAGTGCAGAGACAATGCCACAGGGAGAACATAGATGGCCAAGAACAGATGCAACAGTCCCTTGATGGAAGAGAGACTGGATTGAGAGCTGAATTGGGCTCTTTGCAGGCTCAGATACAAGGCCTAACACTCACAGAGAGCTGCTGTGGACAG GTAAACAGCCTCTCTCAGCGTGTTCATCTCCTGGAGGAGTCGGTGAAAGGTCTGACAGAATCACAGAGACAGCTGCAGTCATCCCTCAATGAGCAGCATATCTACGTGGAGACACTGATTGAGACCCGCTTGGTGGACATAGAGGGTCGTCTCAATTCTACCGAAGGAGGAACAGATGGATTCCAtggtggtcttgatggcttcaggAGCATGCTGGATGACAAGTTGAAAACCCTAGAGGATAGGGTTTTTGTGGCTGTTGAAGAGCTGAGCAACGCCACTGTACCGGCACTCTTAGAGGGCCAGGTGGTCCCGGCCCTTGAGACTGACATCGAGTCTGTGAGGAGGAGGTTTGATGAAAATCTGGATGGTATTGAAAAACGCCTCATAGACCTGGAGCTTCTCTGCACCTCCTCCTGCTCTTCTTCTACTCCCCCAGCAGGCGGTGTCAGAGGGAGCGTGGTGGGGGAGGAGTGTGAGGAGATGGAGAAAAAGATGACTAATCGCTTGGACTCTCATTCCAAGCAATTGGAGCTTCTCAACAACACACTGCAGAACCTGCTCTTCCGCATCGCCCAGGAGGCGGCTGGTGACTCGGTCTATGGCGAGATAACCCTGCTGAAAGTCAACATCAACTCCGTCAACCGCACCCTTAAAGGCCTCAAGGATTCTATTAGTTTTATTGCAAGTGAGGTTGGCCATGCCAATTCCACTTGGGAACAGCGGGAACACCAGCTGGTCAATCAGGTACAAGGAATCACCAAAATAGTGGGCCACCAAGCCTCTCTGCTGGGGTCTGGGGAACGGCATCTAGCCCAGCTAAAGGGGGAACTTTTGGCCTTAAAGAGACAGCTCAGTGGGGAGCTTCAGGGCTGCCGGAGCACAGCTAGAGAAGTTCAGAGGGAGGTTATGAACGTGGATAGCAGGGTGAGCCACGTTGAGGGTCAGTGTAGCAATTTGGGGCAGCTGGCGGAGCAACTGGAGAGGATCAGGGCAGAGCTTGAGAGACACTCAGACACTTACCTGGCTCAGGTGAACGGCACCCTGGCCGACCATTCAGAGCAGCTTGCTGAACTGAAAGGCGAAATCAAAGACTGCGAGCCAAAGCAGGCGGCAAACCGGAAAGGAGACCAGTAG